One Citricoccus sp. K5 DNA window includes the following coding sequences:
- a CDS encoding GTPase family protein: MTTFDSGPLDRKLTALETAARLGEGRVSEEVLASAGQVVEQARERRRLSADHTVVGFFGATGSGKSSLFNAVTGHPLARAAATRPTTSEPLAAVWGADGSEALLDWLEVTRRHQLDGPAAGTEPSGPWSRLLGQRWSRKSDQPGGLILLDLPDFDSIAVRHREIVTRLAGQVDVLVWVVDPQKYADAALHREFLEPLAAHRGVTLVVLNQVDRLAEADVGAVTASLKGILAQDGLARVPVYPASATTGAGVEPLRSAIAEVAERRSAASERLLSDVRTAAKALGAGDAGGVPAGVGKADEARLVDALTEAAGVTTVVRAVQRSYRMQGGRRTGWPVVRWATHLRQDPLRRLGLRRGDDPQRGLNRSPASSADDPRLHRSSLPERSPAQQAQADGAIRAFAEVTGAGAPDAWRSSIRRAARVHADTLPDELDQAITSTDLGAGKGSWWWHVVNALQWIALVAAVAGLAWLGVLALAGYFQFEMPPAPDVEGFPIPTLLVFGGLAFGLLLALLTAPLVRLGARNRARRARRRLRAAVSRVARERIAESVTAEIERYGAFREALAAASGRH; encoded by the coding sequence GTGACGACCTTCGACTCCGGTCCGCTGGACCGCAAGCTCACCGCGCTCGAGACCGCGGCCCGGCTGGGCGAGGGCCGGGTGTCCGAGGAGGTGCTGGCCTCAGCCGGCCAGGTGGTGGAACAGGCCCGGGAACGACGCCGGCTCTCGGCCGACCACACGGTCGTCGGGTTCTTCGGGGCCACCGGCTCCGGCAAGTCCAGCCTCTTCAACGCGGTCACCGGTCACCCTCTCGCCCGCGCCGCTGCCACGCGGCCCACGACCTCCGAGCCCCTGGCCGCCGTGTGGGGTGCCGATGGGTCCGAAGCGCTGCTCGACTGGCTGGAGGTCACCCGCCGTCATCAGCTGGACGGTCCCGCGGCCGGAACCGAACCCTCGGGGCCGTGGTCCCGGCTGCTCGGCCAGCGCTGGAGCCGGAAGAGCGACCAGCCCGGAGGCCTGATCCTGCTCGACCTGCCGGACTTCGACTCGATCGCCGTCCGGCACCGGGAGATCGTGACCCGGCTGGCCGGTCAGGTGGACGTGCTCGTCTGGGTCGTCGACCCGCAGAAATACGCGGATGCCGCCCTGCACCGTGAATTCCTCGAGCCGCTGGCCGCGCACCGCGGCGTCACCCTCGTGGTCCTGAACCAGGTCGACCGGCTCGCCGAGGCGGACGTGGGGGCAGTGACCGCATCCCTGAAGGGCATCCTGGCTCAGGACGGCCTTGCCCGCGTGCCCGTCTATCCTGCCTCGGCCACCACCGGCGCCGGTGTCGAGCCCCTCCGGTCTGCCATCGCGGAGGTGGCCGAACGGCGGAGCGCCGCCAGTGAACGGCTGCTCTCGGATGTGCGCACGGCCGCCAAGGCTCTGGGTGCCGGGGACGCGGGAGGCGTTCCGGCCGGCGTCGGGAAGGCGGATGAGGCCAGGCTCGTGGACGCGTTGACCGAGGCTGCCGGCGTCACCACCGTGGTGCGGGCCGTGCAGCGCTCCTACCGGATGCAGGGCGGCCGCCGCACCGGATGGCCCGTGGTCCGGTGGGCCACGCACCTTCGGCAGGACCCGCTGCGCCGGCTCGGGTTGAGACGCGGGGACGATCCGCAGCGCGGGTTGAACCGGTCGCCGGCCTCCTCCGCAGACGATCCGCGACTGCACCGGAGCTCACTGCCCGAGCGCAGCCCTGCCCAACAGGCGCAGGCCGACGGTGCCATCCGCGCCTTCGCCGAGGTCACGGGTGCGGGCGCCCCGGACGCATGGCGTTCCTCCATCCGCCGTGCCGCCCGCGTCCATGCGGACACGCTCCCGGACGAACTGGACCAGGCGATCACCTCCACCGACCTGGGGGCCGGGAAGGGTTCCTGGTGGTGGCACGTGGTCAATGCCCTCCAATGGATCGCCCTGGTGGCAGCCGTGGCCGGTCTCGCCTGGTTGGGCGTGCTGGCCTTGGCCGGGTACTTCCAGTTCGAGATGCCACCCGCCCCGGACGTGGAGGGCTTCCCGATCCCCACGCTGCTCGTGTTCGGCGGACTGGCCTTCGGGCTGCTGCTGGCACTGCTGACGGCCCCGCTGGTGCGGCTGGGGGCACGGAACCGTGCCCGCCGAGCCCGACGCCGGCTGCGCGCCGCGGTCTCGAGGGTCGCCCGGGAGCGCATCGCCGAGTCCGTGACGGCGGAGATCGAACGCTACGGGGCGTTCCGGGAGGCGCTGGCGGCGGCCAGCGGGCGGCATTGA
- a CDS encoding thiamine-monophosphate kinase, giving the protein MTPTPRARQTVGGLGESGILRILNRRFATVPAAGDWPEGTVGPGDDAAVVAAPDGRFVITTDAMAQDRDFRLHWPAVHGVMFDGHGFAGGYSTGWKAAAQNLSDINAMGGEPSGLLLALTMPPTTPVTWIDGLAAGLAGAVRHLGATHCRIVGGDLGSDDRITVAVTATGDLDGRPAVLRILPPAAHAVTVDLDLVLCGRAGWAAAGLDVLETPRGRLDALLRAAEQAEHVEEAEHGVRRLAALAAAAQLRPRPVLGAGRVAAEAGALAMMDVSDGVLKDAGRLATANGLRAELDPDWVRREASVLVPLARALDLENAQRTAERWVSAGGEDYGLLAALPGGAAVPAGFRRIGCLVAESGATAAWENGGSAGGWDHFTDR; this is encoded by the coding sequence ATGACACCGACTCCGCGGGCCCGCCAGACCGTCGGCGGACTGGGCGAATCGGGGATCCTGCGGATCCTGAACCGTCGTTTCGCCACCGTACCGGCAGCGGGAGACTGGCCGGAGGGGACCGTCGGCCCCGGGGATGATGCTGCCGTCGTGGCCGCCCCGGACGGCCGGTTCGTCATCACGACGGATGCCATGGCGCAGGACCGTGATTTCCGGCTGCACTGGCCAGCTGTTCACGGCGTGATGTTCGACGGTCATGGCTTCGCGGGCGGCTATTCCACCGGGTGGAAGGCCGCCGCGCAGAACCTCTCTGACATCAACGCCATGGGGGGCGAGCCCTCCGGTCTGCTCCTGGCCCTGACCATGCCCCCCACCACACCCGTGACCTGGATCGACGGCCTCGCGGCCGGGCTCGCCGGGGCGGTGCGCCACCTCGGCGCGACTCACTGCCGGATCGTCGGCGGAGACCTGGGCTCGGACGACCGCATCACCGTGGCCGTCACCGCCACGGGAGACCTGGACGGCCGGCCGGCGGTGCTGCGCATCCTGCCGCCGGCAGCCCACGCGGTCACGGTTGACCTGGACCTGGTCCTGTGCGGCCGGGCCGGCTGGGCCGCCGCCGGCCTGGACGTGCTCGAGACGCCCCGCGGGCGGTTGGATGCACTGCTGCGCGCTGCCGAACAGGCGGAACACGTGGAAGAGGCGGAACACGGCGTCCGGCGACTCGCCGCGCTGGCGGCCGCCGCCCAGCTCCGGCCCCGGCCCGTGCTGGGGGCAGGACGGGTGGCCGCCGAGGCCGGCGCACTGGCCATGATGGACGTCTCCGATGGCGTGCTGAAGGACGCCGGCCGCCTGGCCACGGCCAACGGCCTGCGGGCGGAACTCGATCCGGACTGGGTGCGCCGCGAGGCCTCGGTCCTCGTGCCCCTGGCGCGCGCCCTGGACCTCGAGAACGCGCAGCGGACCGCGGAACGGTGGGTGTCAGCCGGGGGAGAGGACTACGGCCTCCTCGCCGCCCTGCCCGGAGGTGCCGCGGTGCCTGCGGGATTCCGCCGGATCGGATGCCTGGTCGCCGAATCGGGAGCAACCGCGGCATGGGAGAACGGCGGCAGCGCAGGCGGGTGGGACCACTTCACGGACCGGTGA
- a CDS encoding UDP-glucose/GDP-mannose dehydrogenase family protein, with the protein MRVSVVGTGYLGATHAACMAELGFEVLGLDIDQAKIDALTRGELPFHEPGLPELLIKHVQSGRLRFTTSYEEVGTWADVHFIGVGTPQKPGETAADMRFVDAAVASLAEHITRDALIVGKSTVPVGTAERLGTLLAEARTHAGLPGTVELAWNPEFLREGYAVKDTLTPDRLVVGVQSAHAEDILRQVYAKSLGEGTPWITTDFATAELVKVAANAFLATKISFINAFSEITEQVGGDIGTLADAIGHDPRIGRKFLNAGVGFGGGCLPKDIRALQARVSELGLDRTMRFLAEMDDINLRRRDRVVDLAVQVLSHSLNGAIRTTGVGEGSGTAPSPAAVEILNGAKIAILGVTFKPNSDDVRDSPALDVANRLYTAGAEVAVYDPKGNANAARRFPRLGYVNTLAKAVIGADLLILLTEWDEFRQMDPEDIGRLMDHRTIIDARNVLDPAAWQAAGFTHAALGHRFMPDSSA; encoded by the coding sequence CTGCGCGTCTCAGTGGTCGGTACGGGCTATTTGGGGGCCACGCATGCGGCGTGCATGGCGGAGCTGGGGTTCGAGGTCCTGGGCCTGGACATCGACCAGGCGAAGATCGACGCGTTGACCCGTGGGGAGCTGCCCTTCCACGAGCCCGGCCTGCCGGAACTGCTGATCAAGCACGTTCAGTCCGGTCGTCTGCGGTTCACCACCTCCTACGAGGAGGTCGGCACCTGGGCCGATGTGCACTTCATCGGGGTCGGCACCCCGCAGAAACCCGGCGAAACGGCCGCCGATATGCGCTTCGTGGACGCCGCCGTGGCCTCCCTGGCCGAGCACATCACCCGGGACGCCCTGATCGTGGGCAAGTCCACCGTCCCGGTCGGCACCGCCGAACGCCTGGGCACCCTGCTGGCCGAGGCCCGCACCCACGCCGGCCTGCCAGGCACGGTCGAGCTGGCCTGGAATCCGGAGTTCCTGCGCGAGGGCTATGCCGTGAAGGACACCCTGACCCCGGACCGCCTGGTCGTCGGCGTGCAATCGGCCCACGCCGAGGACATCCTGCGCCAGGTCTATGCCAAGTCCCTGGGCGAGGGCACCCCGTGGATCACCACGGACTTCGCCACCGCCGAACTCGTCAAGGTCGCCGCCAACGCCTTTCTGGCCACGAAGATCTCCTTCATCAACGCCTTCTCCGAGATCACCGAGCAGGTCGGCGGGGACATCGGCACCCTGGCCGACGCGATCGGCCACGACCCCCGGATCGGACGGAAGTTCCTCAACGCCGGCGTCGGCTTCGGCGGCGGCTGCCTGCCCAAGGACATCCGGGCGCTGCAGGCAAGGGTCTCCGAACTCGGGCTGGACCGCACCATGCGCTTCCTGGCCGAGATGGACGACATCAACCTGCGCCGCCGCGACCGCGTGGTCGACCTCGCCGTCCAGGTCCTCTCCCACAGCCTCAACGGAGCGATCCGCACCACCGGTGTGGGCGAGGGCTCCGGCACCGCGCCCTCCCCGGCCGCCGTCGAGATCCTGAACGGAGCGAAGATCGCGATCCTCGGAGTCACCTTCAAACCCAACTCGGACGATGTGCGCGACTCCCCCGCCCTGGATGTGGCCAACCGGCTCTACACCGCCGGAGCGGAGGTGGCGGTCTACGACCCGAAGGGCAACGCCAACGCCGCCCGACGGTTCCCCCGCCTGGGCTACGTCAACACCCTCGCCAAGGCCGTCATCGGTGCCGACCTGCTCATCCTGCTCACCGAATGGGACGAGTTCCGCCAGATGGACCCCGAGGACATCGGCCGACTCATGGACCACCGCACCATCATCGACGCCCGCAACGTCCTGGACCCCGCCGCCTGGCAAGCAGCCGGCTTCACCCACGCCGCCCTCGGACACCGCTTCATGCCGGACTCATCGGCCTGA
- a CDS encoding acyltransferase family protein, translating into MTSTLDNVTADPAPRPRVRQPSSSFRPDIQGLRAFAVIAVLLDHLFAWPAGGFLGVDVFFVVSGFLITGLLIREYERTGTISFRSFYERRIKRILPASVLVLFVTGVAACVVFPRTRAGSTLIDAVWSLFFAGNWRFATNGTDYFQEGTPPSPIQHYWSLGVEEQFYVIWPWLMLGLLALLTRTRRGSARTVLGVAMGVIILGSFVWALAETAGDPTWAYFSTFSRAWELGVGALLAVAGPLLLRIPGVLRPILTWAGLAGMVASVLWITSDGGAFPAPLAAVPVLSVALVIAAGAGPVARAPLILTNPVSRYIGDISFSLYLWHWPVIVLLVAVLPAGSPVYYLSALVLSFVLSVVSYHVIEDPLRRAPWFRRPAVPATSRRRRNPSRLRVAVAVLAVVVVVGTSTAVVTLRSDTEASQAAGVGAEQLKKECLGAGSLESSADCRALGDSLWPSIDAYATEVGGSFQCWREEGGAAFPECDLGAADGDLKVALRGDSHAASLLPALEPIAVEQGWDLDVFTGWGCHWYVHDEGDDCHGPLEQAQDRMLTGEPYDVVIVSSSRYDVVRSAQDRMERYEQAWEPVAARGTKIIVVADVPATTDEALQCMTRVGFTPQDHDCGASAQEAFGMVDPLPEVASRIDGAEVIDLSQFFCSDDFCPAVIGNAVVYRDSKAHTTATYMRTLKPALEERLLAILGG; encoded by the coding sequence GTGACCTCGACCCTGGACAACGTGACAGCGGACCCTGCTCCGCGTCCGCGGGTGCGCCAGCCCAGCAGCTCGTTCCGCCCGGACATCCAGGGCCTGCGGGCATTCGCGGTCATCGCCGTCCTGCTGGACCACTTGTTCGCCTGGCCTGCCGGAGGCTTCCTGGGCGTGGATGTCTTCTTCGTCGTCTCGGGATTCCTGATCACCGGATTGCTGATCCGAGAGTACGAGCGGACCGGCACCATCTCCTTCCGGTCCTTCTACGAGCGTCGGATCAAACGCATCCTGCCTGCGTCCGTCCTGGTCCTCTTCGTGACCGGTGTGGCCGCCTGTGTGGTCTTCCCCCGGACACGGGCGGGCTCAACCCTCATCGATGCGGTCTGGTCCCTGTTCTTCGCGGGCAACTGGCGGTTCGCCACCAACGGCACGGACTACTTCCAGGAGGGAACCCCGCCCTCGCCGATCCAGCACTACTGGTCGCTCGGAGTGGAGGAACAGTTCTATGTGATCTGGCCGTGGCTCATGCTCGGTCTCCTGGCGCTGTTGACCCGCACTCGGCGCGGTTCCGCCCGCACCGTCCTGGGCGTGGCCATGGGCGTGATCATCCTGGGATCCTTCGTCTGGGCACTGGCGGAGACAGCCGGCGACCCCACGTGGGCCTACTTCTCGACCTTCTCCCGGGCGTGGGAGCTCGGCGTGGGCGCACTGCTGGCGGTCGCCGGCCCGCTGCTGCTGCGCATCCCCGGCGTTCTCCGCCCGATCCTGACGTGGGCCGGGCTGGCCGGGATGGTGGCGTCCGTCCTGTGGATCACCTCCGACGGGGGAGCGTTCCCTGCTCCGCTCGCTGCCGTGCCCGTCCTCTCGGTCGCCCTGGTCATCGCGGCCGGCGCCGGACCCGTTGCCCGGGCACCGTTGATCTTGACCAATCCGGTCAGCCGCTACATCGGCGACATCTCCTTCTCGCTGTACCTCTGGCACTGGCCGGTCATCGTCCTGCTGGTCGCCGTACTGCCCGCAGGATCCCCGGTGTACTACCTGTCCGCCCTGGTGCTGTCCTTCGTCCTGTCCGTGGTCAGCTACCACGTCATCGAGGACCCACTCCGGCGGGCCCCCTGGTTCCGCCGTCCGGCGGTTCCGGCCACGAGCCGGCGCCGGCGGAACCCGTCCCGTCTCCGGGTCGCCGTGGCCGTGTTGGCCGTCGTGGTCGTGGTCGGCACCTCCACCGCGGTCGTCACCCTACGCAGTGACACCGAGGCATCCCAGGCCGCGGGAGTGGGAGCCGAACAACTCAAGAAGGAATGCCTGGGAGCCGGCTCCCTGGAGTCCTCAGCGGACTGCCGAGCCCTCGGTGATTCGTTGTGGCCGTCCATTGACGCCTATGCCACAGAGGTGGGGGGCTCCTTCCAGTGCTGGCGTGAGGAGGGCGGGGCCGCGTTCCCGGAATGCGATCTCGGTGCTGCCGACGGAGACCTCAAGGTGGCCCTTCGTGGCGACAGCCATGCGGCCTCGCTGCTGCCGGCTCTGGAGCCGATCGCCGTGGAACAGGGCTGGGACCTGGACGTCTTCACCGGCTGGGGCTGCCACTGGTATGTCCACGACGAGGGAGACGACTGCCACGGCCCGTTGGAACAAGCTCAGGATCGGATGCTGACGGGAGAGCCCTACGATGTCGTCATCGTGTCCTCTTCGAGGTATGACGTGGTCCGCTCCGCGCAAGACCGGATGGAGCGATACGAGCAGGCCTGGGAGCCGGTGGCCGCCCGCGGCACGAAAATCATCGTGGTGGCCGACGTCCCGGCCACCACTGACGAGGCCCTTCAATGCATGACCCGCGTGGGCTTCACGCCCCAGGACCACGACTGCGGCGCTAGTGCCCAGGAGGCCTTTGGGATGGTCGATCCGCTCCCCGAGGTGGCGTCCCGGATTGACGGGGCCGAGGTCATCGACCTGTCACAGTTCTTCTGCTCCGATGACTTCTGCCCGGCCGTGATCGGCAACGCCGTGGTCTACCGGGACTCTAAGGCGCATACGACAGCGACTTACATGCGCACCCTGAAGCCGGCGCTCGAGGAGCGGCTTTTGGCGATCCTGGGCGGGTAG
- a CDS encoding IclR family transcriptional regulator translates to MDTSEHETPQALHTPSGVGVVDKAAAILDALEAGPTSLAELVSATGIARPTLHRLASALVHHRLVGRDLQGRYVLGSRLSELASAAGEDRLTAAAGPVLSRLRDATGESSQLFRRQADARVCVASAERPVGLRDTIPVGTRLSMKAGSAAQVLLAWEDNERLVEGLNGAVYTPTVLAAVRRRGWAQSLGEREPGVASVSAPVRGPSGRVIAAMSISGPIERLTRQPGRVHAETVIRHAHNLTELVRSTGVSTPIR, encoded by the coding sequence ATGGACACTTCGGAGCACGAGACACCGCAGGCCCTCCACACCCCCAGCGGGGTCGGCGTGGTGGACAAGGCCGCCGCCATCCTGGACGCCCTCGAGGCCGGGCCGACGTCGCTGGCCGAGCTGGTCTCCGCCACGGGGATCGCGCGGCCCACCCTCCATCGCCTCGCATCGGCACTCGTTCACCACCGGCTGGTCGGCCGGGACCTGCAGGGCCGCTACGTCCTGGGGAGCAGACTCTCCGAGCTCGCCTCGGCTGCCGGCGAGGACCGGCTGACGGCGGCCGCCGGCCCTGTGCTGTCCCGGCTGCGGGATGCCACCGGGGAAAGCTCCCAGCTCTTCCGCCGGCAGGCCGACGCCCGCGTGTGCGTCGCCAGTGCCGAGAGGCCCGTGGGGCTCCGCGACACCATTCCGGTCGGAACGCGGCTGTCCATGAAGGCAGGCTCCGCCGCACAGGTGCTGCTGGCGTGGGAGGACAATGAACGGCTCGTCGAGGGTCTCAACGGGGCCGTCTACACCCCCACGGTCCTGGCCGCCGTCCGTCGCCGGGGGTGGGCCCAGTCGCTGGGGGAACGCGAGCCTGGAGTCGCCTCCGTCTCGGCACCGGTGCGCGGTCCGAGCGGACGGGTGATCGCCGCCATGTCCATCTCCGGGCCCATCGAACGGTTGACCCGCCAACCCGGACGGGTCCACGCGGAGACGGTGATTCGTCACGCGCACAACCTCACCGAGCTGGTCCGCTCCACAGGCGTGTCGACACCGATCCGGTGA
- the leuC gene encoding 3-isopropylmalate dehydratase large subunit: MVAKASPENVAATVATASAAATPRTLAEKVWQDHVVVPGDGAGDAQTPDLLYIDLHIMHEVTSPQAFEGLRLAGRTVRRPDLTIATEDHNTPTLEIDKPIADPVSAKQIQTLRDNAQEFGIRLHSLGDAEQGIVHVVGPQLGLTQPGMTVVCGDSHTSTHGAFGALAFGIGTSEVEHVLATQSLPLKPFKTMAITVEGTLRAGVTAKDIILAVIAKIGTGGGQGYVLEYRGSAIRALSMDARMTICNMSIEAGARAGMIAPDETTFEFIKGRPHAPQGEDWDAAVEYWSSLPTDEGAAFDAEVFLDADELEPFVTWGTNPGQGVSLSDTVPIPEHFDDPNARAAAERALEYMDLTAGMPMKDIRVDTVFLGSCTNSRLEDLRTAAAIIKGRTKDENVRMIVVPGSARVRLEAEAEGLDRVFKDFGAEWRFAGCSMCLGMNPDQLAPGERCASTSNRNFEGRQGKGGRTHLVSPVVAAATAIRGTLSSPSDLAAFESELQEA; encoded by the coding sequence ATGGTAGCCAAGGCATCCCCTGAAAACGTAGCCGCAACAGTCGCAACGGCCTCAGCAGCTGCAACCCCGCGGACGCTGGCCGAGAAGGTCTGGCAGGATCACGTGGTGGTCCCCGGCGACGGTGCCGGCGACGCCCAGACCCCCGACCTGCTGTACATCGACTTGCACATCATGCACGAGGTCACCAGCCCCCAGGCCTTCGAGGGGCTGCGCCTGGCGGGCCGCACCGTCCGGCGCCCCGACCTCACGATCGCCACCGAGGACCACAACACGCCCACGTTGGAGATCGACAAGCCGATCGCCGACCCGGTCTCGGCCAAGCAGATCCAGACCCTGCGGGACAACGCCCAGGAGTTCGGGATCCGTCTCCATTCCCTCGGAGACGCCGAACAGGGCATCGTCCACGTGGTGGGACCGCAGTTGGGCCTGACGCAGCCGGGCATGACCGTGGTGTGCGGCGACTCGCACACCTCCACGCACGGGGCCTTCGGGGCCCTGGCCTTCGGCATCGGCACCTCCGAGGTCGAGCATGTGCTCGCCACCCAGTCCCTGCCGCTGAAACCGTTCAAGACCATGGCCATCACCGTCGAGGGCACCCTCCGGGCAGGGGTGACCGCCAAGGACATCATCCTCGCGGTCATCGCGAAGATCGGTACCGGTGGCGGGCAGGGGTACGTCCTGGAGTACCGTGGCTCGGCCATCCGGGCGCTGTCCATGGACGCGCGCATGACCATCTGCAACATGTCGATCGAGGCCGGTGCCCGCGCCGGCATGATCGCCCCGGACGAGACGACCTTCGAATTTATCAAGGGCCGTCCCCACGCCCCCCAGGGCGAGGACTGGGACGCCGCCGTCGAGTACTGGTCCAGCCTGCCCACGGACGAGGGTGCGGCCTTCGACGCCGAGGTCTTCCTGGATGCCGACGAGCTGGAGCCCTTCGTCACCTGGGGTACGAACCCGGGGCAGGGTGTGTCCCTGAGTGACACTGTGCCGATCCCGGAGCATTTCGACGACCCGAACGCCCGGGCCGCCGCCGAGCGCGCGCTGGAGTACATGGACCTGACCGCCGGCATGCCGATGAAGGACATCCGGGTGGACACCGTCTTCCTGGGCTCCTGCACCAACTCCCGGCTCGAGGACCTGCGCACCGCGGCCGCGATCATCAAGGGGCGGACCAAGGACGAGAACGTGCGGATGATCGTGGTCCCCGGCTCCGCCCGGGTGCGACTGGAGGCGGAGGCCGAGGGCCTGGACCGCGTGTTCAAGGATTTCGGTGCGGAATGGCGCTTCGCCGGCTGCTCCATGTGCCTCGGGATGAACCCGGACCAGTTGGCTCCGGGAGAGCGGTGCGCGTCCACGTCCAACCGCAACTTCGAGGGGCGTCAGGGCAAGGGTGGCCGCACCCACCTGGTCTCGCCGGTGGTCGCGGCCGCGACCGCGATCCGCGGCACGCTGTCCTCGCCGTCCGACCTGGCGGCATTCGAATCCGAACTGCAGGAGGCCTGA
- the leuD gene encoding 3-isopropylmalate dehydratase small subunit, with the protein MEPFTSHTGIGVPLKQSNVDTDQIIPAVYLKRITRTGFEDALFAGWRKDPEFILNREPYSAGSVLVAGPDFGTGSSREHAVWALKDFGFKVVLSARFADIFRGNSGKQGLLAAEVDQPDIELIWKELENHPGTQVTVDLEGRTVTCGSFSTGFQVDDYTRWRLREGLDDIGLTLRTEQEITDFEASRPAYKPATLPARIS; encoded by the coding sequence ATGGAACCCTTTACCAGCCACACCGGGATCGGCGTTCCGTTGAAGCAGTCCAATGTGGACACGGACCAGATCATCCCGGCGGTCTATCTCAAACGGATCACCCGTACCGGATTCGAGGACGCCCTGTTCGCCGGCTGGCGCAAGGACCCGGAGTTCATCCTGAACCGGGAGCCCTACTCGGCCGGCTCCGTCCTGGTGGCGGGCCCGGACTTCGGCACGGGTTCCTCCCGCGAGCACGCGGTGTGGGCCCTGAAGGACTTCGGGTTCAAGGTGGTCCTGTCCGCCCGCTTCGCGGACATCTTCCGCGGCAACTCCGGCAAGCAGGGACTGCTGGCCGCCGAGGTGGACCAGCCGGACATCGAGCTGATCTGGAAGGAGCTCGAAAACCATCCCGGCACTCAGGTGACGGTGGACCTGGAGGGTCGCACCGTGACCTGTGGTTCGTTCAGCACCGGCTTCCAGGTGGACGACTACACGCGCTGGCGCCTGAGGGAGGGGCTCGATGACATCGGCCTCACCCTGCGCACGGAGCAGGAGATCACCGACTTCGAGGCGAGCCGGCCGGCCTACAAGCCCGCCACGCTTCCGGCCCGCATCTCCTGA
- the murA gene encoding UDP-N-acetylglucosamine 1-carboxyvinyltransferase — protein MGNLLTINGGKPLEGRVTVRGAKNLVPKAMVASLLGSKPSVLRNVPEIRDVEIVTGLLSVHGVKVTKDPETGDLTLDPAATKSATSSEIDAHAGDSRIPILFCGPLMHSIGEAFIPDLGGCKIGDRPIDFHLTVLRSFGAVVEKRPGGIHISAPKGLTGAKLELPYPSVGATEQVLLTAVKAEGITELKGAAVEPEIHDLIHILQKMGAIITVQTDRTIRIEGVDRLTGFNHRAIPDRNESASWASAALVTQGDIYVEGAIQRDLTAFLNTYRKIGGEFEVDDHGIRFWHGGGRLKPLVLETNVHPGFMTDWQQPLVVALTQAEGVSIVHETVYENRFGFTDALVRMGASIQLHRECLGSVPCRFGQRNFLHSAVISGPTELHGADFDIPDLRGGFSHLIAALAAQGTSRATGIEIINRGYEKFMDKLTGLGADVELSSLGR, from the coding sequence ATGGGAAATCTGCTGACGATCAACGGCGGCAAGCCGCTCGAGGGACGCGTGACCGTCCGTGGCGCCAAGAACCTGGTGCCGAAGGCCATGGTGGCCTCGCTACTAGGCAGCAAACCGTCGGTCCTGCGCAATGTCCCGGAGATCCGGGACGTCGAGATCGTCACCGGTCTGCTCTCCGTCCACGGGGTCAAGGTCACCAAGGACCCGGAGACCGGGGACCTCACCCTGGACCCGGCGGCCACCAAGTCCGCCACCAGCTCGGAGATCGACGCCCACGCCGGTGACTCCCGCATCCCGATCCTGTTCTGCGGTCCTCTGATGCACTCCATCGGCGAGGCCTTCATCCCGGACCTGGGCGGCTGCAAGATCGGTGACCGGCCGATCGACTTCCACCTCACCGTGCTGCGCAGCTTCGGTGCCGTGGTGGAGAAGCGCCCCGGCGGTATCCACATCTCCGCGCCGAAGGGTCTGACCGGGGCGAAGCTGGAACTGCCGTACCCCTCGGTCGGGGCCACGGAGCAGGTGCTGCTGACGGCCGTGAAGGCGGAGGGCATCACCGAGCTCAAGGGCGCCGCCGTGGAGCCGGAGATCCACGACCTGATCCACATCCTCCAGAAGATGGGCGCCATCATCACGGTGCAGACCGATCGCACCATCCGGATCGAGGGTGTGGACCGGCTCACCGGTTTCAACCACCGCGCCATCCCAGACCGCAACGAGTCGGCCTCGTGGGCCTCTGCCGCCCTCGTGACGCAGGGGGACATCTACGTCGAAGGCGCCATACAGCGGGACCTCACCGCCTTCCTGAACACCTACCGCAAGATCGGCGGGGAGTTCGAGGTCGACGATCATGGCATTCGCTTCTGGCACGGTGGGGGCCGGCTCAAGCCCCTCGTGCTGGAGACCAATGTGCACCCGGGATTCATGACCGACTGGCAGCAGCCGCTCGTCGTGGCCCTGACCCAGGCGGAAGGCGTCTCGATCGTGCATGAGACCGTCTACGAGAACCGCTTCGGGTTCACCGATGCCCTGGTCCGCATGGGTGCCTCCATCCAGCTGCACCGTGAATGTCTCGGGTCCGTGCCCTGCCGGTTCGGCCAGCGCAACTTCCTGCACTCCGCCGTCATCTCGGGACCCACCGAGTTGCACGGCGCTGACTTCGACATCCCCGATCTGCGGGGCGGGTTCTCCCACCTCATCGCCGCCCTCGCGGCCCAGGGGACCTCACGGGCCACCGGCATCGAGATCATCAACCGCGGCTACGAGAAGTTCATGGACAAGCTGACCGGCCTCGGGGCAGACGTCGAGCTGAGCAGCCTGGGCCGCTAG